One region of Hydrogenobacter hydrogenophilus genomic DNA includes:
- a CDS encoding NuoB/complex I 20 kDa subunit family protein: MAAINSNGFVITTVEELLNWGRRNALWPVTIGLACCAIEMMHTAASRFDLDRLGVIFRASPRQADVLIVAGTVVNKVAPMLKLIWEQMPDPKWCITMGGCASAGGPFPTYATLQGMDRIIPVDVYIPGCPPHPQGLIYGILQLQKKIKEKGVRKYDKAFAQFKEDVQRQGLLIPQEVEV; this comes from the coding sequence ATGGCTGCGATAAACTCCAACGGTTTTGTGATAACTACTGTGGAAGAGCTTTTAAATTGGGGTCGCAGGAACGCCCTTTGGCCTGTGACCATAGGTCTTGCCTGTTGTGCTATAGAAATGATGCATACAGCAGCCTCAAGGTTTGACTTAGACAGGCTTGGCGTCATCTTCAGGGCTTCTCCAAGACAGGCTGATGTGCTTATCGTTGCAGGTACAGTAGTCAATAAAGTGGCACCTATGCTAAAGCTCATATGGGAACAGATGCCAGACCCTAAGTGGTGCATAACTATGGGTGGATGTGCTTCTGCGGGGGGACCCTTCCCCACATACGCTACCCTTCAGGGTATGGACAGGATAATACCCGTTGATGTTTACATACCCGGATGCCCACCTCATCCGCAGGGACTCATATACGGCATACTCCAGCTTCAGAAAAAGATAAAAGAGAAAGGAGTAAGAAAATATGACAAGGCTTTTGCACAGTTCAAAGAGGATGTGCAGAGACAAGGTTTGTTGATTCCGCAGGAGGTTGAGGTCTGA